Proteins encoded together in one Deltaproteobacteria bacterium window:
- a CDS encoding SDR family oxidoreductase, producing MNKIIVITGGAGFIGSHLCEYFIEKGYDVFCMDNLITGSLDNISHLFKLKEFVFINQDVTNYIHIPGKIDYVLHFASPASPVDYLEHPISTLKVGALGTHKTIGFAKDKGARYLIASTSEVYGDPLVNPQPETYWGNVNSVGPRSVYDEAKRYAEAMTIAYHRVHKVDVRMVRIFNTYGPKMRLNDGRVVPNFVMQALHNEPLTVYGDGTQTRSFCYVSDLLEGIYRLLMSDYIGPVNLGNPQEWKITDFANYIIKLSNSNSEIVFKPLPQDDPKMRRPDITLAKRLLNWEPVVSLENGIKQTLEYFKNR from the coding sequence TTGAATAAAATAATTGTTATAACAGGCGGTGCAGGGTTTATCGGTTCACACCTATGTGAATATTTTATTGAAAAGGGTTATGATGTTTTTTGTATGGATAATCTTATAACAGGTTCGCTCGATAACATATCACATCTTTTCAAACTCAAAGAGTTTGTGTTTATTAATCAGGATGTAACAAACTATATTCACATACCCGGCAAGATAGATTATGTTTTGCATTTTGCTTCACCTGCAAGTCCTGTTGATTATCTTGAACATCCTATTTCGACATTAAAGGTTGGTGCGCTCGGAACGCACAAGACAATCGGGTTTGCGAAAGATAAGGGTGCGAGGTATCTTATTGCATCAACCTCGGAGGTTTATGGTGACCCTCTTGTTAACCCGCAGCCCGAAACATACTGGGGCAATGTTAATTCTGTTGGACCAAGGAGTGTTTATGATGAGGCAAAACGCTATGCAGAGGCAATGACAATAGCTTATCACAGAGTTCATAAGGTGGATGTAAGGATGGTAAGGATATTTAATACTTATGGTCCAAAAATGAGGCTTAACGACGGCAGGGTTGTACCGAATTTTGTTATGCAGGCACTTCACAATGAACCCTTGACCGTTTATGGCGATGGAACTCAGACAAGAAGCTTTTGTTATGTTTCGGATCTTCTTGAAGGCATATACAGGTTACTCATGTCCGATTATATAGGCCCTGTTAATCTCGGCAATCCGCAGGAATGGAAGATCACTGATTTTGCAAATTATATAATAAAGCTTTCAAATTCAAACAGCGAGATCGTATTTAAACCATTACCACAGGATGATCCGAAAATGAGGAGACCCGACATTACACTTGCAAAAAGGCTGTTAAACTGGGAGCCGGTTGTTAGTCTGGAGAATGGTATAAAACAAACGCTTGAGTATTTTAAGAATAGATAA
- a CDS encoding acyl-CoA dehydrogenase family protein, with translation MDRNIFSEEHEIFRQGFKRFLEREVVPHQAEWKKNGMVSKDVWKKTGSAGYLCPWVEEKYGGSGVNFLYSVVVMEEMANIMESGFAINLHSDIVVPYIATFGNEEQKQRWLPGCVRGEIITAVAMTEPGTGSDLQAIRTTAVRDGDHYIVNGQKTFISNGQLCDLVVTACKTNPKADPPYTGMSLIVIEDKTPGFEKGKKLEKIGMKSQDTSEMYFSDCKVPVKNMLGVEGEGFFQLMQKLQQERLVSAIMAQAGAEKAIEETIKYTKTRTAFGKPISKFQNTRFKLAEMATEIELGRTFVDRLIQEHIAGVGIVKETCMAKWWITEMLKRTIDQCLQLFGGYGYMLEYPIAQAYIDARVQTIFAGTTEIMKEIIGKQMGL, from the coding sequence ATGGACAGAAATATTTTTAGCGAAGAGCACGAGATCTTCAGGCAGGGATTTAAGAGATTTCTTGAACGCGAGGTTGTTCCGCACCAGGCCGAATGGAAGAAGAACGGCATGGTTTCAAAAGATGTATGGAAGAAGACCGGCAGCGCGGGGTATCTGTGCCCATGGGTTGAAGAAAAATATGGAGGTTCGGGAGTGAATTTCCTGTATTCGGTAGTTGTGATGGAGGAGATGGCTAATATAATGGAATCGGGCTTTGCCATCAACCTTCACAGCGATATTGTCGTTCCTTATATCGCCACGTTCGGGAATGAAGAGCAGAAGCAGAGGTGGCTGCCGGGCTGTGTGCGCGGTGAAATAATAACTGCCGTAGCAATGACGGAGCCTGGCACTGGGAGTGATTTGCAGGCGATCAGGACTACAGCCGTGAGGGACGGCGATCATTATATAGTAAACGGACAGAAGACTTTTATATCAAACGGCCAGCTATGCGATCTTGTTGTTACCGCATGCAAGACCAACCCAAAAGCGGATCCTCCATACACAGGCATGAGCCTCATTGTTATAGAGGATAAAACACCCGGATTCGAAAAAGGCAAAAAGCTTGAGAAAATAGGCATGAAATCACAGGACACATCGGAGATGTATTTCTCCGACTGTAAGGTACCGGTAAAGAACATGCTCGGCGTAGAAGGTGAGGGTTTTTTCCAGCTTATGCAGAAACTCCAGCAGGAAAGGCTGGTAAGCGCAATAATGGCACAGGCTGGTGCCGAGAAGGCCATCGAAGAAACAATCAAGTATACAAAAACAAGGACCGCTTTCGGAAAACCCATATCAAAGTTCCAGAATACGCGGTTCAAGCTCGCCGAGATGGCTACAGAGATAGAACTCGGCAGGACATTCGTTGACAGGCTTATTCAGGAGCATATCGCAGGTGTCGGTATTGTAAAAGAGACGTGCATGGCCAAATGGTGGATTACCGAGATGCTCAAAAGAACAATCGATCAATGCCTCCAGCTCTTCGGAGGTTACGGCTATATGCTTGAGTATCCTATTGCACAGGCATACATCGATGCACGCGTACAGACCATCTTTGCGGGTACGACCGAGATAATGAAGGAGATCATAGGCAAACAGATGGGACTGTGA
- a CDS encoding SCP2 sterol-binding domain-containing protein, giving the protein MVDFPKTVKELFEKTIPDNISKDTEKAKTLNAIYQFDITGDEAGSWVVSLTPAKVGVSSGPSPDAKCTITVTGKDILDIVSGKLNAQMAFMSGKLKIKGDMGLALKLQNVLKAS; this is encoded by the coding sequence ATGGTGGATTTTCCAAAAACAGTAAAGGAGCTTTTTGAAAAAACGATTCCAGATAACATAAGCAAGGACACAGAAAAAGCAAAAACGTTGAACGCAATATACCAGTTTGATATTACGGGAGACGAAGCAGGTTCATGGGTTGTAAGCCTTACACCTGCTAAAGTAGGTGTGTCAAGCGGTCCTTCACCTGATGCAAAGTGTACTATAACGGTTACAGGAAAAGATATCCTTGATATCGTATCCGGCAAACTTAATGCACAGATGGCTTTTATGTCGGGTAAGCTAAAGATCAAAGGAGACATGGGTCTCGCATTAAAATTACAGAACGTATTGAAAGCAAGTTAA